In a single window of the Emys orbicularis isolate rEmyOrb1 chromosome 11, rEmyOrb1.hap1, whole genome shotgun sequence genome:
- the IDH1 gene encoding isocitrate dehydrogenase [NADP] cytoplasmic → MSKKIHGGSVVEMQGDEMTRVIWELIKEKLIFPYVDLDLHSYDLGMENRDATDDKVTVEAAEAMRKYNVGIKCATITPDEKRVEEFKLKQMWKSPNGTIRNILGGTVFREAIICKNIPRLVSGWVKPIIIGRHAYGDQYRATDFVVPGPGKVEMTYTPKAGGKPVTYLVHNFEGCGGVAMGMYNLDHSIRDFAHSSFQMALSKGWPLYMSTKNTILKRYDGRFKDIFQEIYEKEYRPQFEAKKIWYEHRLIDDMVAQALKSEGGFIWACKNYDGDVQSDSVAQGYGSLGMMTSVLICPDGKTVEAEAAHGTVTRHYRMHQKGQETSTNPIASIFAWTRGLAHRAKLDNNADLKNFATALEEVCVETIEAGFMTKDLAACIKGLPNVKRSDYLNTFEFMEKLAENLSMKLTSQPKL, encoded by the exons ATGTCCAAAAAAATCCATGGAGGGTCTGTTGTGGAGATGCAAGGAGATGAAATGACTCGGGTCATTTGGGAACTGATTAAAGAAAAGCTGATATTTCCATATGTGGATCTGGACCTGCACAG CTATGACTTGGGCATGGAAAATCGTGATGCGACCGATGACAAGGTGACAGTAGAAGCAGCAGAAGCGATGAGGAAGTACAATGTCGGCATCAAGTGTGCTACTATCACTCCGGATGAGAAGAGAGTGGAGGAGTTCAAGCTGAAGCAAATGTGGAAGTCTCCGAATGGGACAATTCGAAACATTCTGGGTGGCACAGTCTTCAGGGAGGCTATTATCTGCAAAAACATCCCCCGGCTGGTATCTGGATGGGTGAAACCCATCATCATTGGCCGTCACGCTTATGGGGACCAA TACAGAGCAACAGATTTTGTTGTTCCTGGGCCTGGAAAAGTAGAAATGACTTATACACCGAAAGCTGGCGGTAAACCAGTGACCTATCTGGTCCATAACTTTGAAG GCTGTGGTGGTGTAGCTATGGGAATGTATAACCTTGACCACTCCATCAGGGATTTTGCACACAGTTCTTTCCAGATGGCATTATCTAAAGGCTGGCCCCTGTACATGAGCACCAAGAACACCATTCTGAAGAGATATGATGGACGCTTTAAAGACATCTTTCAGGAGATCTATGAAAA AGAATACAGGCCCCAGTTTGAAGCCAAGAAGATCTGGTATGAGCATAGACTCATCGATGACATGGTGGCTCAAGCCCTGAAATCTGAAGGTGGCTTTATCTGGGCCTGTAAGAACTATGACGGTGATGTGCAGTCTGACTCTGTGGCACAAG GGTATGGTTCTCTGGGGATGATGACCAGCGTACTGATCTGCCCAGATGGCAAGACAGTGGAAGCAGAAGCTGCTCATGGCACAGTTACGCGTCACTATCGCATGCATCAGAAGGGTCAAGAAACTTCCACTAATCCCATTG cCTCCATTTTTGCCTGGACTAGAGGCCTAGCTCACAGAGCTAAACTGGATAACAATGCCGACCTCAAGAACTTTGCCACTGCCTTGGAAGAGGTCTGTGTAGAGACTATAGAGGCTGGCTTCATGACAAAGGACTTAGCTGCTTGCATTAAAGGTTTACCTAA CGTGAAGCGGTCCGATTACTTGAACACCTTTGAGTTCATGGAGAAGCTTGCTGAAAACTTGAGCATGAAACTAACCTCGCAGCCCAAACTGTAA